A DNA window from Schistocerca americana isolate TAMUIC-IGC-003095 chromosome 4, iqSchAmer2.1, whole genome shotgun sequence contains the following coding sequences:
- the LOC124613326 gene encoding trichohyalin-like, translating into MSTEDKQVCEAVVERKGIGQEDRDDSGISDCGLSLESPLAHSASYPETPGQTMRNKSVSEGADTRSMLAALLKETREREEIIRKSLEKGLQETRESLKKDLQETRESLKEDLQETREREEIFRKSVEEGLQEAGEREEIFRKSLKEDLQETKESLEKSFKETIAQEIKTSQMKIEYNLKKEMQELQERLKMDINERESKLQKSKGSTKWKQIAIIESPM; encoded by the coding sequence atgtctactgaagataagcaggtttgtgaggcagtagttgaaaggaaagggataggacaggaagacagagatgattcaggaatcagtgattgtggattgtcattagaaagcccattagcacattcagcTAGTTACCCCGAGACACCAGGACAAACGATgagaaataagtcagtttcagagggTGCAGATACGCGGTCGATGTTGGCTGCCTTGCtaaaagaaactagagaaagggaagaaataatccgcaaatcattagagaaaggtttacaagaaactagagaatcattaaagaaagatttacaagaaactagagaatcattaaaggaagatttacaagaaactagagaaagggaagaaatattccgcaaatcagtagaggaaggtttacaagaagctggagaaagggaagaaatattccgcaaatcattaaaggaagatttacaagaaaccaaagaaagcttagaaaagtcatttaaggaaactatagcacaagagatcaaaacatcgcaaatgaagatagaatataatctgaagaaggaaatgcaggagttacaagaacgattgaagatggacatcaacgagagagagagtaagctacagaagagTAAAGGatcaacgaagtggaaacaaattgcaatcatcgaatcgccgatgtga